In Aspergillus oryzae RIB40 DNA, chromosome 6, one genomic interval encodes:
- a CDS encoding uncharacterized protein (predicted protein), whose product MYALSTECTLLISGAVSDASIFCMACLLSATGTQLILFRVISGLATSLCLPSAMSLISEYFPAGMLRNLAFAFMGAIANTFAVLSSWWKIPRSQAGDVSWHMLVFGIDWVGAVAASAALGLLSYALSSVPLAPPYRDINKAHEASTIICFSLSGDLLIFFVLWQSFQERRNKPTLIWNSLWKNLAFTCICVNEFMIWGAFNAFEQVINLFFQNVQDLSRVETAIRFIPTPITGQLTALTTRFVLHRCRADAIINITTIISCVSPLIMALVNPTWVYWRCAYVAICLKSITADSLFTVSIILIAGVFPAETQGLAAGVFNTVSQIGTSFGLAIVALISNQVTDQQSQIEDKGSPEALIVGYRAAFWTLFGMNVASLVVILFELRKVGNIGKKKTQ is encoded by the exons ATGTATGCCCTTTCGACAGAATGCACTCTTCTCATTTCAGGAGCCGTGTCGGACGCT AGCATTTTCTGCATGGCCTGTCTCCTCTCGGCAACAGGAACTCAACTGATTCTCTTTCGTGTCATTTCAGGTCTAGCAACCTCACTTTGTCTTCCGTCTGCCATGAGCCTAATTAGTGAGTACTTCCCCGCGGGTATGTTGCGCAACCTTGCGTTTGCGTTCATGGGGG CTATCGCTAATACCTTTGCTGTCCTCTCATCGTGGTGGAAAATTCCCCGCAGTCAAGCCGGAGACGTTTCCTGGCATATGCTGGTGTTTGGTATTGATTGGGTCGGGGCAGTCGCTGCTAGTGCGGCCCTAGGCCTACTTTCCTATGCTTTATCGTCAGTTCCCCTGGCCCCACCCTATC GGGACATAAATAAAGCGCATGAGGCATCAACCATAATCTGCTTTTCGTTGTCTGGTGATTTACTTatcttctttgtcctctgGCAAAGCTTCCAAGAGCGCCGCAACAAGCCTACATTGATCTGGAACTCACTCTGGAAGAACCTTGCCTTCACATGTATCTGTGTGAACGAATTCATGATCTGGGGTGCGTTCAACGCCTTCGAACAGGTaatcaacctcttcttccagaacGTACAGGATCTTTCACGCGTCGAGACGGCCATCCGATTCATCCCAACACCTATCACAGGCCAACTTACCGCCCTCACAACACGATTCGTCTTACACAGATGTCGCGCCGACGCcatcatcaatatcaccacTATCATATCTTGTGTCTCGCCGCTGATCATGGCCTTGGTGAATCCGACATGGGTCTACTGGCGCTGTGCATATGTAGCGATCTGTCTGAAGTCAATTACCGCTGACTCCCTGTTCACTGTGTCCATTATCCTCATTGCAGGTGTCTTCCCTGCCGAAACGCAAGGGCTGGCAGCCGGTGTGTTCAATACAGTTTCCCAGATCGGGACGAGTTTCGGTCTGGCGATCGTCGCGTTGATCTCTAATCAGGTCACTGACCAGCAGTCACAAATCGAGGATAAGGGCAGCCCTGAGGCATTGATTGTGGGATACCGTGCGGCGTTCTGGACATTGTTTGGGATGAATGTAGCAAGTCTG
- a CDS encoding uncharacterized protein (predicted protein): MAAIVERRSRPQVTVNLDDPKDGIVNRYTTGDEINFNVTVTVREDVMIGALQITFEGCASQLRMDDFHLVELFVAALCIVSRSPLFCLTGSCPKRATTKRPTGF, encoded by the exons ATGGCTGCAATCGTGGAACGGCGCAGTCGCCCCCAGGTTACAGTCAATCTCGACGATCCGAAGGACGGGATTGTCAATCGCTACACTACCGGTGATGAGATCAATTTTAACGTAACGGTCACTGTGAGAGAGGATGTGATGATCGGTGCCCTCCAGATCACCTTTGAAG GTTGCGCCAGCCAGTTGAGAATGGACGATTTCCACCTTGTTGAACTCTTCGTTGCGGCATTGTGTATAGTTTCCCGTTCACCTTTGTTCTGCCTGACCGGCTCTTGCCCCAAGCGTGCGACCACGAAACGTCCAACTGGGTTCTGA
- a CDS encoding RTA1 domain-containing protein (predicted protein): MSTTSQPPTPSIITAPCTLQTCPLDWALIRYIPSLPGNAFYLALFVPMFLAQVFCGIRYRTWSYLAAMSGGILLEIIGYGGRLMLHSNPFNFSAFLQYLICLTIGPAFITAAIYICFARVIVVYGASMSRIRPKTYARIFITCDLICLVLQAAGGAITATAGQEQDGLRHTGINIMIAGLASQVVALGSFMILCGDYVWRLKLHVRVVPQPVDGDWKWKGFLIGLAIATLTIFIRSIFRVAELNGGFSSDLANDEVAFMILEGAMMVIACACMSVFHPGYSLVGDWKELVSPSAKSRECDDLVLTAISNSGKP; encoded by the exons ATGTCAACTACAAGCCAACCTCCCACACCGAGCATTATCACCGCACCATGTACCCTTCAGACATGTCCCCTTGACTGGGCCCTTATTCGATACATTCCAAGTCTACCAGGAAATGCTTTCTACCTTGCTCTATTCGTCCCAATGTTTCTGGCTCAGGTATTTTGCGGAATTCGTTATCGTACCTGGAGTTACCTAGCCGCCATGTCCGGTGGAATACtcctcgagatcatcggcTACGGAGGACGACTGATGCTGCACTCCAATCCATTCAATTTTTCCGCCTTCTTACA ATACCTCATCTGTCTCACCATCGGACCAGCTTTCATAACGGCCGCCATTTACATATGTTTCGCGCGAGTGATCGTCGTCTACGGTGCCAGCATGTCCAGAATAAGACCTAAGACTTATGCGCGAATCTTCATAACCTGTGACTTGATTTGCCTCGTCCTGCAAGCCGCTGGCGGCGCCATCACAGCCACAGCtggccaagaacaagacGGACTACGCCATACAGGCATCAACATTATGATTGCCGGCTTAGCAAGCCAGGTAGTAGCGCTAGGATCGTTTATGATCCTCTGCGGCGACTATGTATGGAGACTGAAGCTCCATGTCCGGGTGGTTCCTCAACCGGTCGATGGGGattggaaatggaaaggttTTCTCATAG GCTTGGCCATAGCAACACTTACAATATTCATACGGTCAATCTTTCGCGTCGCGGAGCTAAATGGTGGGTTTAGTAGCGACCTGGCGAATGACGAAGTGGCATTCATGATTCTCGAAGGGGCGATGATGGTTATTGCTTGTGCGTGCATGAGTGTGTTTCATCCGGGATACTCTCTCGTTGGGGACTGGAAGGAGCTCGTTTCGCCTTCGGCCAAATCAAGAGAGTGCGATGACCTGGTGCTGACTGCCATATCAAACTCGGGCAAGCCTTAG
- a CDS encoding uncharacterized protein (predicted protein), with product MIQGVLGDVAVRECAIAISVLMLDTNSKHHSTSCLLASQCGNARYKLALKKYGKALSSVRALLSHGDRQSVETALLCGIICIWFEVLIKDHLSALSHLDRCLNIVQMSRVLGRGMLVPLAANVGRANQCIALSGEIDSDIKEAYVKLDLQAAIHVGARAPVLLVEETKPIPYIFNTFGEAEQKFNAEYGNVMFLSRRAAAPYRYKQPDGIPLEILAEAQLLLERLEQWNLAFHYSYSCQKTQGDPRMTPQVCLLLIQYHMAVITASTCLYAEEMIYDRFLPNFNHMMQLAKKLVSWWHSRPAGSMLGVPVDMGVVQPLYMIATKCRATSLRQNAIDMLASMPNDKGVWEGPVVASVARRAKDIEELGLNVKIDSVPEFRRIHAICFDVAQGTRQVDVEFRTRPNGIDGEWDSRKECLSY from the coding sequence ATGATTCAAGGGGTACTTGGTGATGTTGCTGTGCGGGAATGTGCCATTGCGATCAGTGTGCTTATGCTGGACACAAATTCTAAGCATCACTCCACAAGTTGTCTCCTCGCTTCTCAGTGTGGAAATGCTAGATATAAGCTCGCGTTGAAGAAATACGGGAAAGCCTTGTCTTCTGTGCGAGCGCTGCTGTCTCATGGTGATAGGCAATCAGTTGAAACTGCGTTGCTATGTGGAATCATCTGTATCTGGTTCGAGGTCCTAATTAAAGATCATCTAAGTGCTTTAAGCCACCTTGACCGGTGTCTGAATATTGTTCAGATGTCACGAGTCCTGGGTAGAGGTATGTTGGTACCCTTGGCCGCGAACGTCGGTCGTGCTAACCAATGTATTGCCCTGTCAGGGGAAATCGACAGTGATATCAAAGAGGCCTATGTAAAACTTGACCTACAAGCGGCAATACATGTCGGTGCACGTGCGCctgttcttctcgtcgaggAGACAAAGCCAATCCCATACATATTCAACACGTTCGGAGAAGCCGAACAAAAGTTTAATGCAGAGTATGGCAATGTCATGTTTCTCTCACGCAGGGCGGCTGCACCGTATCGCTACAAACAGCCGGATGGTATTCCCCTAGAGATACTTGCAGAAGCGCAATTATTGCTAGAGCGTCTGGAGCAATGGAACTTGGCGTTCCACTACTCATATTCCTGTCAGAAGACACAAGGAGATCCTCGGATGACTCCACAGGTGTGTCTGCTGTTGATCCAGTATCACATGGCCGTCATAACCGCCTCAACATGTCTCTACGCCGAGGAAATGATTTATGATCGGTTCTTGCCCAATTTTAATCATATGATGCAACTCGCAAAAAAGCTAGTGTCGTGGTGGCATAGTCGGCCTGCAGGGAGCATGCTAGGGGTCCCCGTGGACATGGGTGTTGTTCAGCCTCTGTACATGATTGCCACTAAGTGTCGGGCTACGTCGCTTCGCCAGAACGCGATTGATATGCTGGCTTCAATGCCAAATGACAAAGGAGTTTGGGAAGGTCCGGTCGTGGCTTCGGTAGCACGGAGAGCAAAGGATATCGAAGAGCTGGGCTTGAATGTTAAGATTGATAGTGTGCCTGAATTCCGCAGGATACACGCGATTTGCTTTGACGTCGCTCAGGGAACTCGCCAGGTCGATGTGGAATTCCGTACACGCCCAAATGGGATAGACGGTGAATGGGACTCAAGGAAAGAATGTCTATCTTATTGA
- a CDS encoding uncharacterized protein (predicted protein): MGELYSCADQVLIWLGDAADQSDLACALLPELTEKIWSLKDSEGGWRPLSTDDIVAQGLPHPDDPLWCAALLLYSRAWFQRLWIVQEVVLARACVFLCGLQQIEWHVVVNFAIATSKSFFVSNIAGLHIKAMGEDRVSRSTNGIRLIRNSRRLKDSLEDDEKEITGLQATMDIMQSQGASVKVDYVYAVRDMLPDALRDQMVVDYSDEIKRNYGIIHARFFRQCLERLSDWPSLRFPPNAGQKNIPSWCPPWGSGWNYSYLPIIGCHAGRPAAISPWSSSGRLCLEPSDDSEGILCIAGISADTVQEIVPFSPVFHGSTNVLDVRRILRAIKACSAHISDGADRHERLLGVLIGQCGWLKSPQFSGRPDGDVLDGFVSFLEHLAANKEHEGDADPVPVNLDTAEYFLDQHRFWRAYLNLIMIRWPGRSFALTTNGRMAIVPCHTKPGDTVCVFLGGTLPQVLSRHEDGVHWKYVGPSVVDGIMEGEVFDTKEEWIHNKEIFFLK; encoded by the coding sequence ATGGGTGAGCTCTACTCCTGCGCGGATCAGGTTCTGATCTGGCTGGGGGATGCAGCGGACCAGAGCGATCTGGCCTGTGCGCTGTTGCCCGAGCTTACCGAAAAGATCTGGTCGTTGAAGGACAGCGAAGGGGGATGGAGACCGCTGAGCACAGATGATATCGTAGCGCAGGGGCTTCCACATCCCGACGATCCGCTTTGGTGCGCCGCATTGTTGCTTTACAGTCGGGCGTGGTTCCAGCGACTCTGGATTGTTCAAGAGGTGGTCCTGGCGCGCGCGTGTGTGTTTCTATGCGGTCTACAGCAGATTGAATGGCACGTTGTGGTAAACTTTGCCATTGCCACGTCCAAATCCTTCTTCGTGAGCAATATCGCCGGGTTGCATATTAAGGCGATGGGTGAGGATCGAGTGAGCCGGTCGACAAACGGGATCAGACTTATCCGCAATTCACGCCGTTTGAAAGACAGCTTAGAGGacgatgagaaggagatcacTGGTCTCCAAGCCACAATGGACATCATGCAGAGTCAGGGTGCATCCGTAAAGGTAGACTATGTCTATGCGGTTCGCGACATGCTGCCGGACGCCCTGCGGGACcagatggtggtggattaCTCTGACGAGATTAAGCGGAACTATGGCATCATTCACGCCAGGTTTTTCCGCCAATGCTTGGAGAGGCTCAGTGATTGGCCGTCCTTACGGTTCCCTCCAAATGCAGGCCAAAAAAATATCCCTTCTTGGTGTCCCCCTTGGGGCAGTGGTTGGAATTACAGTTATCTGCCCATCATAGGCTGTCACGCTGGGAGGCCAGCTGCAATCTCCCCCTGGTCATCCTCAGGTAGGTTATGCCTTGAACCTAGTGATGATAGTGAGGGAATTCTGTGTATTGCTGGCATTTCCGCAGATACGGTCCAAGAGATTGTTCCCTTCAGCCCAGTCTTTCACGGGAGCACGAACGTCCTGGACGTACGTCGAATCTTGAGAGCCATCAAAGCCTGTTCGGCTCACATCTCCGACGGCGCCGACCGCCACGAACGCCTCCTAGGCGTTCTAATCGGCCAGTGTGGCTGGCTTAAGTCACCCCAGTTCTCTGGTCGCCCAGACGGCGATGTCCTAGATGGCTTTGTGTCATTCCTAGAGCACCTTGCTGCAAACAAAGAGCATGAAGGTGATGCCGATCCAGTCCCTGTCAACTTAGACACGGCCGAATACTTTCTCGATCAGCATCGGTTCTGGCGGGCCTATCTAAATCTCATAATGATTCGATGGCCTGGTAGAAGTTTCGCACTTACCACAAATGGCCGTATGGCGATCGTGCCATGTCACACCAAGCCCGGAGACACGGTGTGTGTCTTCCTGGGAGGGACGCTCCCGCAAGTGCTTTCTCGGCATGAGGATGGCGTGCATTGGAAGTATGTTGGGCCCAGTGTTGTCGACGGCATTATGGAAGGGGAGGTCTTTGATACCAAGGAGGAATGGATACACAACAAggaaatcttcttcttgaaataG
- a CDS encoding uncharacterized protein (predicted protein) produces MQTDVVPRREKFNDVYPDLTVDEASDIDQDMTTDEEGLDIDDSELQAILKEEQSLSTSLAKAQDDKSASLFVLQFLVGYGKSIDSTTSDPTKLNDFLQMYLQQRKTEGDRARDTEVKIADGEKALEGIKRKRERLESAHTKAKQAALKEVRRAREKRVRERQERRAQQKRDIKEKKMFWTDLVGQVKVYLDGHVSATPGSSRRSSVTENVTCGGQPIEVTMNLTYIVPGPNWVPRYNLKINTPASTAALVYNADFQNKSSETWKDAKVTLSTSHAAFSGLDESIPILQPWHVTTCSISDPKSISWQDVLRSPAEKNPNAMATNKDPYQAAIDAQKRARAHIMASARSAQESGTSPNAQQMQQQAMQQQAMQQQAMQQQAMQQQAMQQQAMAQQAPAARRGQGAARSASFTPRQDSRHSWVPSARRALGWGTNADEEENEEADDSDNDTQSIASPSLERQDSVPQNYGLTTTYELSGLRTLVPSTSHRRHLIAQSTLQSLTLTHVIVPKIRAAAFLRARVQNTSSVNILRGKTGISVDGTFLGTSTLPSCVPNDFFNISLGVDPNVLVTYAKPTVRKLSTGYISKEKAAVFRRSCWVKNTKSTAVDMIVSDQIPLKDNEQMRIQVLEPKGLEKEGSEVDMALERDRGKGKAVMMRNGEVKWFVKLEPGKDVRMVLEYNAKVPDGNAVVTAT; encoded by the coding sequence ATGCAAACAGACGTCGTACCCCGGCGAGAGAAATTCAATGACGTCTATCCCGACCTGACAGTCGACGAAGCAAGTGACATTGATCAGGATATGACgaccgacgaagaaggtcTTGATATCGATGACTCAGAGCTCCAAGCTATTCTCAAAGAAGAGCAGAGCCTAAGCACATCTCTTGCCAAAGCGCAGGATGATAAATCGGCGTCTCTGTTTGTGTTGCAGTTTCTTGTCGGCTATGGGAAGAGTATTGACTCGACTACTTCTGATCCAACTAAGTTGAATGATTTTCTGCAGATGTATCTTCAGCAGAGGAAGACGGAGGGGGATCGGGCGAGGGATACGGAGGTTAAGATTGCTGATGGTGAGAAGGCGCTTGAGGGGATtaagaggaagagggagaggttGGAGTCGGCTCATACTAAGGCCAAGCAGGCTGCGTTGAAGGAGGTTCGACGGGCTCGTGAGAAACGCGTGAGAGAACGGCAGGAACGACGGGCTCAGCAGAAGCGGGATAttaaggagaagaaaatgttTTGGACGGACCTTGTCGGGCAGGTCAAGGTCTATCTTGATGGACACGTGTCGGCTACTCCGGGGTCTAGTCGGCGCAGCTCGGTAACTGAGAATGTTACATGTGGTGGACAGCCCATTGAAGTTACCATGAACCTGACGTATATCGTTCCTGGTCCGAACTGGGTGCCTCGGTATAACTTGAAGATCAATACCCCGGCGTCCACCGCAGCGTTGGTCTATAACGCAGATTTCCAGAATAAAAGTTCAGAGACCTGGAAAGACGCTAAGGTCACTCTTTCAACGTCGCATGCAGCCTTCTCAGGGCTTGACGAATCGATTCCCATTCTCCAGCCCTGGCACGTTACAACCTGCTCGATCTCGGACCCTAAATCAATTTCATGGCAGGATGTTCTGCGAAGTCCGGCTGAGAAAAATCCCAACGCTATGGCGACCAACAAGGATCCGTATCAGGCAGCCATTGACGCCCAAAAACGCGCTCGCGCACATATTATGGCCAGCGCACGAAGTGCGCAAGAGTCCGGCACATCTCCAAACGCGCAGCAGATGCAACAACAAGCtatgcaacaacaagctatgcaacaacaagctatgcaacaacaagctatgcaacaacaagctatgcaacaacaagctATGGCACAAcaagctccagcagcaaggcGTGGGCAAGGGGCGGCACGCTCGGCATCGTTCACACCACGGCAGGACTCTCGCCATTCATGGGTCCCCTCAGCCCGGAGAGCACTGGGATGGGGCACTAAtgctgatgaagaggagaatgaggaagCGGATGACAGCGACAATGACACTCAAAGTATCGCATCGCCTAGCCTAGAGCGACAGGATTCGGTTCCACAAAACTACGGGCTGACCACCACGTATGAACTTTCTGGTCTCCGCACACTGGTTCCCTCCACCAGCCATCGGCGCCACCTTATTGCCCAGTCAACTCTGCAGTCATTGACCCTCACGCATGTAATCGTTCCGAAGATTCGGGCTGCTGCATTCCTTCGTGCTCGGGTCCAGAATACCTCGTCGGTTAATATTCTGCGCGGAAAGACTGGTATATCCGTTGATGGGACCTTCCTGGGGACGTCTACACTGCCCAGTTGTGTACCGAAtgacttcttcaatattTCCCTTGGGGTTGACCCCAATGTTCTGGTGACATATGCCAAGCCAACGGTTCGGAAACTCTCTACTGGATATATCAGTAAGGAAAAAGCTGCAGTGTTTCGTCGGAGCTGCTGGGTGAAGAATACGAAGAGTACGGCGGTTGATATGATCGTTTCGGATCAGATTCCGCTCAAGGATAATGAACAGATGAGGATCCAGGTACTAGAGCCCAAaggcttggagaaggaaggtaGTGAGGTGGACATGGCGCTGGAAAGGGATAGGGGTAAGGGGAAGgcagtgatgatgaggaacGGCGAGGTTAAGTGGTTCGTTAAATTGGAGCCTGGCAAGGATGTTCGGATGGTGTTGGAATATAATGCTAAGGTGCCCGATGGAAATGCGGTGGTTACGGCTACTTGA
- a CDS encoding glycoside hydrolase family 15 protein (glucoamylase and related glycosyl hydrolases) encodes MAATCPNYCGIEDYGIIGDMHTCALVSKNGGLDFMCWPAFDSPSVFCRVLDNNKGGHFTIRPAGDIKPMSKQRYRACTNVLETRWIHEDGVITLSDYFPVLSKKPSHPGDSASAWCSCDTAADGAEGAECRSGVVRKVECVRGQMGMVVEVFPAFNYALEQHTGQWVTRGDPGNRLNEYLFESATQSLQLSVLTSPDPSGEGSGKTPKISFEIQDRPGMKGPGVFMKMTMLEGQSATFVLHDREKTLPDASSLESYLHMIEHDTAEFWAAWINQCTFRGRYREQVERSLLILKLLTYKPTGAIVASPTFSLPESIGGPRNWDYRYSWVRDAAFVVYVFLKNGYPKEAESYINFIFDRVFPPANSEHQTDRPFLPIMVTIHGEHDIPESELAHLEGYMGSKPVRIGNGAASHTQLDIFGELMDSVYLYHKHGRPISYDQWLAVRRMISHVMDVLHETDRSIWEVRGQPQNFVYSKIMLWVALDRALRLAEKRSNLPCPDRIEWLRARDDLYDEIMTKGYNFKDNYFCMSYESPDILDAAVLIAPLVFFIAPNDPRFLSTLKRVMLPQAKGGLSMANMVSRYDHTKVDDGVGGREGAFVMVTFWLVEAMMRASKAMSYNVDDPFYRQLRKLAITHFDNMLSFANHLGMFSEEVAISGEQIGNTPQAFSHLACISAAMNLGGGD; translated from the exons ATGGCCGCCACATGCCCAAACTACTGCGGCATTGAAGATTATGGCATCATCGGGGATATGCACACCTGTGCCCTTGTGAGCAAGAATGGTGGTCTGGACTTTATGTGCTGGCCAGCGTTCGACTCCCCGTCTGTCTTCTGCCGCGTTTTGGACAATAACAAGGGTGGGCATTTCACCATCCGCCCGGCAGGAGATATCAAACCAATGAGCAAACAACGATACAGAGCGTGTACAAACGTCTTAGAAACGCGGTGGATCCATGAGGATGGGGTGATCACTCTATCTGACTATTTTCCTGTATTAAGCAAAAAGCCCTCCCATCCGGGGGATTCCGCGTCAGCCTGGTGCTCCTGTGATACGGCTGCTGATGGTGCTGAAGGGGCAGAATGTCGCTCGGGAGTGGTTAGGAAGGTTGAATGCGTTCGCGGACAGATGGGCATGGTTGTCGAAGTCTTTCCTGCGTTTAATTATGCGCTTGAGCAGCATACCGGTCAGTGGGTAACTCGTGGCGATCCTGGCAATCGGCTGAATGAGTATCTATTCGAGAGTGCTACGCAGAGCCTGCAGCTCAGTGTTCTTACTAGCCCCGATCCATCTGGTGAAGGTTCGGGTAAGACCCCCAAAATCTCATTTGAGATCCAAGACAGACCGGGAATGAAAGGACCGGGTGTCTTTATGAAAATGACTATGCTAGAAGGACAGTCCGCGACGTTTGTGTTACACGACAGAGAAAAGACTCTTCCGGACGCGAGCTCCCTGGAATCCTACTTGCACATGATAGAGCACGATACCGCCGAATTTTGGGCAGCGTGGATCAATCAGTGCACCTTCCGAGGCCGCTACCGCGAGCAGGTGGAAAGAAGCCTGTTGATACTCAAACTGCTAACGTACAAGCCAACTGGTGCTATTGTTGCATCCCccaccttttcccttccgGAGAGCATCGGCGGACCACGAAACTGGGATTACCGGTACTCTTGGGTGCGTGATGCTGCGTTTGTCGTTTACGTTTTCCTCAAGAATGGATATCCGAAAGAGGCAGAGTCATATATCAATTTTATCTTCGATCGTGTTTTTCCACCGGCGAACAGCGAGCATCAGACCGACAGACCGTTCCTCCCAATCATGGTGACGATCCATGGAGAGCATGACATCCCCGAATCGGAGCTGGCTCACCTAGAGGGATACATGGGTAGTAAGCCGGTACGAATCGGGAACGGAGCTGCCAGCCACACCCAGCTAGACATATTCGGAGAACTCATGGATAGCGTTTATCTTTACCATAAGCATGGTCGTCCCATTTCCTACGACCAGTGGCTTGCGGTGAGACGGATGATCAGCCACGTGATGGATGTACTTCATGAAACAGACAGATCGATCTGGGAGGTAAGAGGGCAGCCACAAAACTTCGTATATTCGAAGATAATGTTGTGGGTTGCATTGGACCGAGCATTGCGATTGGCAGAGAAACGCTCGAATTTACCATGTCCGGATCGGATTGAATGGCTACGTGCCCGAGATGATCTCTACGATGAGATAATGACGAAGGGGTACAACTTCAAAGACAACTATTTCTGCATGAGCTACGAAAGTCCAGACATCCTTGATGCAGCCGTTTTGATTGCGCCGCTTGTTTTCTTTATTGCCCCCAATGATCCTAGGTTTCTGAGCACGTTGAAGAGGGTCATGCTACCCCAAGCCAAGGGAGGACTATCAATGGCGAACATGGTCTCTAGATACGATCACACcaaggttgatgatg GGGTCGGAGGCCGCGAGGGCGCTTTCGTGATGGTCACCTTCTGGCTAGTCGAAGCCATGATGCGT GCCTCGAAGGCAATGTCTTACAACGTCGATGATCCGTTTTACCGGCAGCTGCGAAAGTTAGCGATCACGCATTTTGACAATATGCTTTCGTTCGCGAACCACCTGGGAATGTTCTCGGAAGAGGTGGCCATCTCTGGCGAGCAGATAGGTAACACTCCCCAGGCCTTTAGTCATCTGGCTTGTATTAGTGCAGCAATGAATCTGGGCGGAGGGGATTGA
- a CDS encoding MCT family MFS transporter (monocarboxylate transporter), with the protein MHDIAHNPHYGPQPELGIRAGDEFLTTSLHPTDSETQQVDSRPIPEGGYGWVCVVCTFLMNAHTWGINSAYGVFLSYYLSSDVFPGTTALEYAFVGGLSISCATLVSPLATYLDRRISTQLVLNIGTVVETVSLITTSFVRKNWQLFLSQGVCFGIGMGFCFCGSVGIVSHWFTKRRSLVNGITAAGSGTGGLIYSLAVGHMIPTLGFPWAMRILGIISFVINLVCANLLRVPSSTRSNMRHTPIFSRALLRRLDYLTLLLWAFLSALGYIALLFSLSSYAVAVGFTHDQASLASALLNLGQAIGRPSVGLLSDYLGRINVASGASALAGILCLVVWVFAESLGVLYFFAIAVGLFAGTLFAAAAPLAAEVVGIEDLSAALGILWFVICPPTTVAEAIAVQLRDSEANAKPYLRVQLFTGMMYLGAGGCLVMLRVVLYRSKYRGGNEKGAR; encoded by the exons ATGCACGATATCGCCCACAATCCGCACTATGGTCCTCAGCCTGAGCTAGGTATAAGGGCTGGCGATGAGTTTCTTACTACATCGCTGCACCCGACAGACTCCGAAACTCAACAGGTTGACTCTCGGCCAATACCCgaaggaggatatggctgGGTGTGTGTGGTATGCACTTTTCTCATGAATGCTCACACATGGGGTATCAACAGC gcgtacggagtattccTCTCTTACTATCTCTCCTCCGATGTCTTTCCCGGAACAACAGCACTCGAGTATGCGTTTGTCGGTGGTCTTAGTATTTCTTGCGCCACGCTTGTATCTCCTCTCGCTACGTACCTAGATAGGAGGATCTCCACTCAATTGGTCCTCAACATTGGTACGGTTGTCGAGACCGTTTCACTCATCACGACATCGTTTGTGAGAAAGAATTGGCAACTCTTTCTCTCACAGGGTGTTTGTTTTGGGATCGGAATgggcttttgtttctgtgGGTCCGTGGGCATTGTCTCTCACTGGTTCACGAAACGACGCAGTCTAGTCAATGGGATCACAGCAGCTGGGTCCGGGACAGGGGGCCTGATATATTCGCTTGCGGTGGGGCATATGATCCCGACGTTAGGGTTTCCATGGGCGATGCGCATCCTGGGTATTATATCTTTTGTCATCAATCTGGTCTGCGCAAACCTGCTTCGGGTACCTTCCTCTACCCGGTCTAACATGCGACATACCCCAATCTTTAGCAGGGCGCTCCTTCGAAGACTAGACTATCTTACCCTTCTACTCTGGGCGTTCTTGAGTGCGTTAGGATACATAGCCCTGTTATTCAGCTTGTCAAGCTACGCGGTCGCGGTTGGCTTCACACATGATCAAGCTAGTCTCGCCAGCGCATTGCTCAATTTAGGGCAGGCAATAGGACGTCCCAGTGTTGGTTTGCTAAGTGATTACCTTGGACGTATCAATGTCGCTTCTGGTGCTTCCGCTCTGGCAGGCATCCTGTGTCTAGTTGTCTGGGTGTTTGCAGAGTCTCTCGGGGTGCtctacttcttcgccattgcCGTTGGATTATTCGCAGGGACACTATTTGCGGCTGCCGCGCCACTCGCTGCAGAGGTCGTGGGTATTGAGGATCTTTCTGCTGCCCTCGGCATTCTGTGGTTTGTTATTTGCCCTCCAACGACGGTCGCCGAGGCAATTGCTGTACAACTTCGCGATAGTGAGGCCAACGCTAAACCCTACCTGCGAGTCCAACTATTCACTGGAATGATGTATTTGGGAGCGGGAGGTTGCCTGGTCATGTTGAGGGTGGTACTCTACCGGTCCAAATACCGAGGCGGTAATGAGAAGGGAGCGCGCTAA